In a single window of the Manis pentadactyla isolate mManPen7 chromosome 14, mManPen7.hap1, whole genome shotgun sequence genome:
- the LOC130680557 gene encoding collagen alpha-1(I) chain-like yields MPFDAGKPRTPGGNKQGTRAYFSVRGARVRRGAGARDTHPGGKGTRAEGARGGGAATSRGADRAGRAGPREPGGSSRRREGSRPLPRPRGRRGKLILTQLRNCAAPTGRPAGRPGRWGHGGARSPAAAPPSPRRREARASRAPSPLASGPALGERGRPGGSRGLRARAEAAAPAGAAPSAAAGGRTRLGAERGVCGRLPPAAAASGLEAGLGAGPGRAGGRAAPPLRRPAGSARERSGAGAPPSAGRSGYRRGRPAPPPASRRFTGAGGALVTEPGRRRCIVGAVQAAGSAARPLRLPFQSPPAQLAATPEACGAGGRKSGGDRGPALPRAKFSLARGETCKTALCGHPGKRRLFPQTL; encoded by the exons ATGCCATTTGATGCTGGGAAA CCAAGGACACCGGGAGGAAACAAGCAGGGAACACGCGCGTACTTCTCGGTGCGGGGCGCGCGCGTGCGGCGCGGAGCAGGCGCCAGGGACACACACCCGGGCGGAAAGGGGACCCGGGCAGAGGGAGCCCGCGGCGGGGGCGCGGCGACGAGCCGCGGTGCAGACcgcgcggggcgggcggggccgcGGGAGCCCGGAGGCTCgagcaggaggagggaggggtccCGGCCGCTGCCCAGACCTCGCGGCCGCCGAGGAAAGTTGATACTTACTCAGCTTCGCAACTGCGCCGCCCCCACAGGCCGCCCGGCGGGCCGGCCGGGGCGCTGGGGACACGGCGGCGCCCGGAGCCCGGCGGCCGCGCCGCCCTCCCCGCGCCGGCGGGAGGCCCGGGCTTCCCGGGCGCCCTCGCCGCTCGCCTCCGGGCCGGCGCTGGGTGAGCGCGGGCGCCCTGGCGGGAGCCGCGGGCTACGAGCGCGCGCAGAGGCTGCGGCGCCGGCAGGAGCCGCCCCCAGCGCCGCCGCGGGCGGGCGAACGAGGCTCGGCGCGGAGCGCGGCGTCTGCGGCCGGCTGCCTCCCGCGGCCGCTGCCTCTGGGCTGGAGGCCGGGCtgggggccgggccgggccgggccggcggCCGGGCGGCTCCGCCCCTTCGCCGGCCCGCGGGCAGCGCGCGCGAGAGGAGCGGCGCGGGGGCGCCCCCCTCGGCCGGGCGCTCGGGTTACAGGCGCGGCCGCCCGGCTCCCCCGCCAGCGTCCCGCCGCTTCACCGGCGCCGGCGGAGCCCTTGTAACGGAACCGGGACGCCGGCGCTGCATTGTGGGAGCTGTGCAGGCGGCGGGGAGCGCGGCGCGGCCGCTCCGGCTCCCCTTCCAATCCCCCCCGGCCCAGCTCGCCGCGACCCCCGAGGCCTGCGGAGCGGGCGGCCGGAAATCGGGAGGCGACCGGGGCCCCGCGCTCCCGAGAGCAAAATTTTCCTTAGCCCGGGGTGAGACCTGCAAAACTGCCCTCTGCGGCCACCCCGGAAAGCGGAGGCTTTTTCCGCAGacgctgtaa